In a single window of the Subtercola sp. PAMC28395 genome:
- a CDS encoding alpha/beta fold hydrolase, with product MGFITVGQENSTNIDLYYEDHGSGQAVVLIHGYPLDGRSWEKQTAVLLDAGFRVITYDRRGFGKSSQPTVGYDYATFAADLDTVLTTLELSDAILVGFSMGTGEVGRYVGTYGASRVAKVAFLAPLEPFLLQTDDNPTGVPQSVFDGIESSAKSDRFAWFTGFYQDFYNLDENLGSRISQQTVDASWNTATTSAPSAAYAVVPTWIEDFRPDVAAVRAAGVPALILQGTGDRILPIDSTGRVFHEVFPEASYVEIPGAPHGLLATHAAEVNEHLLAFVKA from the coding sequence ATGGGATTCATCACGGTTGGCCAGGAGAATTCGACCAACATCGACCTCTACTACGAAGACCATGGCTCGGGGCAGGCCGTCGTGCTCATTCACGGGTACCCGCTCGATGGGCGTTCGTGGGAGAAGCAGACGGCTGTGCTGCTTGATGCCGGGTTCCGGGTCATCACGTACGACCGCCGCGGATTCGGCAAGTCGAGCCAGCCGACGGTCGGGTACGACTACGCAACGTTCGCGGCCGACCTCGACACGGTGCTCACCACACTCGAGCTGAGTGACGCGATTCTGGTCGGGTTCTCCATGGGCACCGGCGAGGTGGGGCGGTATGTGGGCACGTACGGAGCCTCACGGGTTGCGAAGGTCGCCTTCCTCGCGCCGCTCGAGCCGTTCCTGCTGCAGACCGACGACAACCCCACGGGTGTGCCCCAGTCGGTCTTCGACGGCATCGAATCGTCGGCGAAGTCCGATCGGTTCGCCTGGTTCACCGGCTTCTACCAGGACTTCTACAATCTCGACGAGAACCTCGGTTCGCGGATCAGCCAGCAGACGGTCGACGCCTCGTGGAACACCGCGACGACCAGCGCACCCAGCGCCGCCTATGCCGTCGTACCGACCTGGATCGAGGATTTCCGGCCGGATGTGGCAGCTGTTCGGGCAGCGGGAGTGCCAGCGCTCATCCTGCAGGGAACAGGGGATCGGATCCTGCCGATCGACTCGACCGGCCGGGTCTTTCACGAGGTGTTCCCCGAGGCGAGCTACGTCGAGATACCGGGAGCGCCGCATGGACTGCTCGCGACGCACGCGGCCGAGGTCAACGAGCACCTGCTCGCGTTCGTGAAGGCGTAA
- a CDS encoding MarR family winged helix-turn-helix transcriptional regulator has translation MSNEPAEPNILSLENQVCFALAIAARTVIGVYRPILEPMGLTHPQYLVMLALWQSDPRSVKDLAKTLRLEPATLSPLLKRLEAAGYVSRERSVTDERMLDVTLTEAGRGLRTEALTIPPRIAGALNMSVPELEQLRSMLHGVIASASAE, from the coding sequence ATGAGCAATGAGCCGGCTGAGCCGAACATCCTGAGCCTGGAGAACCAGGTCTGCTTCGCGTTGGCGATTGCGGCACGCACCGTCATCGGTGTCTACCGCCCCATCCTCGAGCCGATGGGGTTGACGCACCCGCAGTACCTCGTGATGCTGGCGCTCTGGCAGAGCGACCCTCGGTCGGTGAAAGACCTGGCCAAGACGCTGCGGCTTGAACCGGCGACCCTCTCGCCATTGCTCAAGCGACTCGAAGCGGCGGGCTACGTCAGTCGTGAACGAAGCGTCACCGACGAACGGATGCTCGACGTCACGCTCACGGAGGCTGGCCGTGGGCTCCGCACTGAGGCGCTCACGATCCCGCCCCGAATCGCCGGCGCGCTGAACATGTCGGTGCCCGAGCTGGAGCAGCTGCGGTCGATGCTGCACGGGGTCATCGCGTCGGCGTCTGCCGAATGA
- a CDS encoding metalloregulator ArsR/SmtB family transcription factor, giving the protein MNENTASEPVDPEIGDTFRALADATRRRLLDTLNNRDGQTLNELCSGLAMTRQSVSKHLAILEEANLVRAVRHGREKLHYLNAAPIAAIADRWIKPYDRRRVNALADLKTALENPDMSKPTFVYTTYIHTTPEKLWNALIDPAFTSTYWGASFTTDWKVGSEMTWHYGEVTIQDAGQVVLEFDPFTRLAYSWQSIPEDFAQLVGFSPEYAEALRGEPRSQVSFELEEAGDQVKLTLVHEGFEEGSSMLGSISGGWPMVVSALKTLLETGSTTTAFGTRGGDN; this is encoded by the coding sequence GTGAACGAGAACACGGCAAGCGAACCGGTCGACCCCGAGATCGGTGACACCTTTCGTGCCCTGGCCGACGCGACGCGACGGCGGTTGCTCGACACTCTCAATAACAGGGACGGCCAGACACTGAATGAACTCTGCAGCGGGCTGGCCATGACACGCCAGTCGGTGAGCAAGCACCTCGCCATCCTCGAGGAGGCGAATCTCGTCAGGGCCGTGCGCCACGGCAGGGAGAAGCTGCACTACCTCAACGCTGCCCCGATCGCCGCGATCGCCGACCGCTGGATCAAACCGTACGACCGACGGCGCGTCAACGCACTCGCCGACCTCAAAACCGCATTGGAGAACCCCGACATGAGCAAGCCGACTTTCGTCTACACGACGTACATCCACACCACGCCCGAGAAGCTGTGGAACGCGCTGATCGATCCAGCGTTCACCAGCACGTACTGGGGCGCCTCCTTCACAACCGACTGGAAGGTCGGGTCAGAAATGACCTGGCACTACGGCGAAGTGACGATCCAGGATGCCGGTCAGGTCGTCCTTGAGTTCGATCCCTTCACACGTCTTGCCTACTCATGGCAGTCCATCCCTGAAGATTTTGCCCAGCTCGTCGGCTTCAGCCCCGAGTATGCCGAGGCTCTTCGAGGCGAACCTCGCTCGCAGGTCTCATTCGAGTTGGAGGAGGCCGGCGACCAGGTGAAGCTGACCCTGGTCCACGAAGGGTTCGAGGAGGGGAGCAGCATGCTCGGGAGCATCAGCGGCGGCTGGCCGATGGTGGTCTCCGCACTCAAGACCCTGCTCGAGACCGGCTCCACGACGACGGCATTCGGCACTCGCGGCGGCGACAACTGA
- a CDS encoding GntR family transcriptional regulator — MGDATGVRRASIAGVTFEVDARLTDPVSEQLRVQIIAAVQHGDLVAGTRLPAVRRLAEELSLAANTVAKVYRELERDEFVVTQGRNGTSVAPQGTGPTRQAQLAAAVYAARARELGLSEAEALAIVTATLSAP, encoded by the coding sequence GTGGGTGATGCGACAGGGGTTCGCCGGGCATCCATCGCCGGCGTGACGTTCGAGGTGGATGCCCGGCTCACCGACCCCGTCTCTGAGCAGTTGCGCGTGCAGATCATCGCCGCTGTCCAGCACGGAGACCTCGTCGCCGGCACCCGCCTGCCAGCGGTGCGACGTCTCGCCGAGGAGCTGTCGCTGGCCGCGAACACCGTGGCGAAGGTGTACCGCGAGCTCGAACGCGACGAATTCGTCGTCACCCAGGGCCGCAACGGGACTTCTGTCGCCCCGCAGGGCACCGGCCCCACCCGCCAGGCCCAGCTCGCGGCGGCGGTCTACGCCGCCCGCGCCCGCGAGCTCGGCCTCAGCGAGGCCGAGGCTCTGGCCATCGTCACCGCCACACTTTCGGCGCCGTAG
- a CDS encoding bifunctional proline dehydrogenase/L-glutamate gamma-semialdehyde dehydrogenase, producing the protein MVDPAQESEVAASGPGAAPDDLTGLREAATALVRRWLSESADTPVDESAARLAGVLKDPNGLAFTVGFVDGVARPDDPVVAGKNLADLAGLTPQFLPPHLRNAIKLGGALGEALPWVVVPTSKGVLRRMVGHLIADASPAKLGKAIAALTAEGVRLNINLLGEAVLGDREAQNRLSGTLDLLARDDVDYISVKVSAIAAELSLWAFDETVERVANSLVPLYALALQGAKPAKFINLDMEEYADLDLTIAVFQNVLGRPEFTQLEAGIVLQAYLPDALQAMRRLQAWAAARVADGGAPIKVRLVKGANLAMERVDSITHGWPLATWGSKEETDTNYKRVLDWALTPERVEFVKVGVAGHNLFDIAFAWLLAERRGVTKSIDFEMLLGMAAAQADAVRRHVGGLLLYTPVVHPREFTVAINYLVRRLEENASDENFMSAVFDIGTDAVAFERERARFAASLAVLEAAETTAVPLPRRTQNRADPEALEALPRGVFVNTPDTDPSLPANRDWARAILKRVESSTLGEQTLEGVHYADPELLDGLLERVAAAGRAWGAQPAEVRAAALRRAGLALEANRDLLLEVMASETGKTIAEGDPEVSEAVDFAHYYSVQATELERVDGATFVPPALVIVAPPWNFPVSIPAGGVLAALAAGAGVVFKPAPQARRCAAVIAESLWQAGIPTDLLALIDIDEAELGSELITHPLVDRVILTGSFETAALFRSWRHDLPLLAETSGKNAIIVTPSADLDLAAADVVKSAFGHAGQKCSAASLVILVGSVGRSARFRKQLVDAVTSLRVGYPADATTQLGPVIEPASGKLLDALATLGPGESWLVEPRALDETGRLWTPGVRTGVAAGSAFHLTEYFGPVLGIMHAPTLAAAVELQNASEFGLTAGIHSLDADEIEYWLAGVQAGNLYVNRGITGAIVQRQPFGGWKRSSVGAGAKAGGPNYLLQLGRWVDEPGEAGDDISLAGLEPKVAELLEASTAGLDYKEFEVVRRAAVGDEEAWAGFFAPSDASALGVERNVLRYRPVPVVVRLSEGQPFVELVRVLAAATRAGAPVTISTALKLPRPLRALLKERAVRVFVEDDAGWLARAAESEAASRAPAGAADSRVADNSGAPGLGMLVAGPVASGSPAGHYFGASFTVDRIRMIGGDPRALAAALGGTPDVAVYAGDVTRAPRIELLPFLREQSVSMTNHRFGNPSSLLPVG; encoded by the coding sequence ATGGTCGATCCGGCACAGGAATCCGAAGTGGCTGCGTCCGGCCCTGGCGCGGCGCCCGACGATCTCACTGGGCTGCGCGAGGCGGCGACAGCCCTGGTGCGCAGGTGGCTCTCTGAGAGTGCAGACACACCGGTCGACGAGTCTGCCGCGCGCCTGGCCGGAGTGCTGAAAGACCCGAATGGGCTCGCCTTCACGGTGGGGTTCGTCGACGGGGTGGCGCGCCCCGACGACCCGGTGGTCGCAGGTAAGAATCTCGCCGACCTGGCCGGGCTGACGCCGCAGTTCCTGCCTCCACACCTGCGCAACGCGATCAAGCTGGGCGGAGCCCTGGGTGAAGCGCTGCCCTGGGTTGTCGTGCCCACGTCTAAGGGGGTGCTCCGGCGCATGGTCGGTCACCTCATCGCCGACGCCAGCCCCGCGAAGCTCGGTAAAGCCATCGCGGCACTGACAGCTGAGGGCGTTCGCCTGAACATCAACCTGCTGGGCGAGGCCGTGCTGGGCGACCGGGAGGCCCAGAACCGGCTCAGCGGCACCCTCGACCTGCTGGCGCGCGATGACGTCGACTACATTTCGGTGAAGGTGTCGGCGATCGCTGCAGAACTCTCGCTGTGGGCCTTCGACGAAACCGTCGAGCGTGTCGCCAACAGTCTTGTGCCGCTGTACGCGCTCGCACTGCAGGGTGCGAAGCCGGCGAAGTTCATCAACCTCGATATGGAGGAATACGCCGACCTCGACCTCACGATCGCCGTCTTCCAGAACGTCCTCGGGCGCCCCGAATTCACGCAGCTCGAAGCCGGGATCGTGCTGCAGGCGTACCTGCCCGACGCACTCCAAGCGATGCGCCGCCTCCAGGCGTGGGCGGCGGCGCGCGTCGCAGACGGAGGGGCGCCGATCAAGGTGCGGCTCGTGAAGGGAGCGAACCTGGCGATGGAGCGGGTCGATTCGATCACCCATGGCTGGCCGCTGGCCACCTGGGGCAGCAAAGAAGAGACCGATACCAACTACAAGCGGGTGCTCGACTGGGCGCTCACGCCCGAACGCGTCGAGTTCGTGAAGGTCGGTGTCGCCGGTCACAACCTCTTCGACATCGCCTTCGCGTGGCTCCTCGCCGAACGCCGCGGCGTCACAAAGTCGATCGACTTCGAGATGCTGCTCGGTATGGCTGCCGCGCAGGCCGACGCGGTGCGTCGCCACGTGGGCGGGCTGCTGCTCTACACGCCGGTTGTGCACCCTCGCGAATTCACCGTCGCCATCAACTACCTCGTGCGAAGGCTCGAAGAGAACGCGAGCGACGAGAACTTCATGTCGGCGGTGTTCGACATCGGCACCGATGCCGTGGCCTTCGAGCGCGAGAGGGCCCGGTTCGCCGCGTCGCTGGCGGTGCTCGAGGCGGCCGAGACCACCGCTGTGCCACTGCCGCGCCGAACCCAGAACCGCGCCGACCCCGAGGCCCTCGAGGCGCTCCCGCGGGGAGTCTTCGTGAACACGCCCGACACCGACCCTTCGCTGCCGGCGAACCGCGATTGGGCGAGGGCCATTCTGAAGCGCGTCGAATCGTCGACGCTCGGAGAACAGACGCTCGAGGGCGTGCACTACGCCGACCCCGAGCTCCTCGACGGTCTGCTCGAGCGCGTCGCAGCGGCCGGGCGTGCGTGGGGCGCGCAGCCTGCCGAAGTCCGAGCCGCCGCCCTCCGGAGGGCTGGCCTCGCGCTCGAGGCGAACCGCGACCTGCTGCTCGAGGTCATGGCGAGTGAGACGGGCAAGACCATCGCCGAGGGTGACCCCGAGGTCAGCGAGGCCGTCGACTTCGCCCACTACTACAGCGTGCAGGCCACCGAGCTCGAGCGCGTCGACGGCGCGACATTCGTGCCACCCGCGCTCGTCATCGTTGCGCCGCCGTGGAACTTTCCGGTGTCGATCCCGGCGGGCGGCGTTCTCGCCGCGCTCGCGGCCGGGGCCGGCGTGGTCTTCAAGCCCGCACCCCAGGCCAGGCGATGTGCGGCGGTCATCGCCGAGTCGCTCTGGCAGGCGGGCATCCCGACTGACCTGCTCGCCCTGATCGACATCGACGAGGCGGAGCTCGGCAGTGAGCTCATCACGCACCCGCTCGTCGACCGGGTCATTCTCACCGGCTCGTTCGAGACGGCGGCCCTGTTCCGCTCGTGGCGGCATGACCTGCCCCTGCTGGCTGAGACGAGCGGAAAGAACGCAATCATCGTCACGCCGAGCGCCGATCTCGACCTGGCGGCGGCCGACGTCGTGAAGAGCGCGTTCGGGCACGCGGGCCAGAAGTGCTCTGCCGCAAGCCTGGTCATTCTCGTGGGGTCTGTCGGGCGTTCGGCCCGGTTCCGCAAGCAGCTGGTCGACGCGGTGACCTCTCTCCGGGTGGGGTATCCGGCCGACGCGACGACGCAGCTGGGCCCGGTGATCGAACCGGCGTCAGGCAAGCTCCTGGATGCCCTGGCCACCCTCGGCCCGGGCGAATCGTGGCTCGTCGAACCACGCGCCCTGGACGAGACGGGCCGACTCTGGACTCCAGGGGTGCGCACCGGCGTCGCTGCGGGCTCGGCCTTCCATCTCACCGAGTACTTCGGCCCAGTGCTCGGCATCATGCACGCGCCGACCCTTGCCGCGGCGGTTGAGCTGCAGAATGCTAGCGAATTCGGTCTGACCGCGGGCATCCACTCGCTCGACGCAGACGAGATCGAGTACTGGCTCGCGGGCGTTCAGGCGGGCAACCTGTACGTGAACCGCGGGATCACGGGCGCCATCGTTCAGCGCCAGCCGTTCGGTGGATGGAAGCGTTCGTCGGTGGGTGCGGGTGCCAAGGCGGGTGGGCCGAACTACCTGCTGCAGCTGGGCCGCTGGGTGGATGAACCCGGCGAGGCAGGCGACGACATCAGCCTGGCTGGGCTCGAACCGAAGGTCGCAGAACTGCTCGAAGCGTCGACCGCCGGGCTCGACTACAAGGAGTTCGAGGTGGTGCGACGGGCGGCCGTGGGTGACGAGGAGGCGTGGGCCGGGTTCTTCGCTCCCAGCGACGCCTCGGCCCTCGGGGTGGAGCGCAACGTGCTGCGCTACCGGCCGGTGCCAGTGGTGGTGCGGTTGTCTGAGGGCCAGCCGTTCGTCGAGTTGGTGCGCGTACTTGCTGCGGCAACCCGTGCAGGCGCACCAGTGACGATCAGCACGGCCCTCAAGCTCCCACGGCCGCTGCGGGCCCTGCTCAAGGAGCGCGCGGTGCGAGTCTTTGTCGAAGACGATGCCGGCTGGCTGGCACGCGCCGCTGAGTCGGAGGCTGCTTCACGAGCACCTGCAGGAGCCGCCGATTCTCGGGTCGCCGACAACTCTGGCGCGCCCGGTTTGGGCATGCTCGTGGCCGGCCCTGTCGCTTCAGGCTCGCCGGCTGGCCACTACTTCGGTGCTTCGTTCACCGTCGACCGCATCCGGATGATCGGGGGAGACCCCCGCGCACTCGCCGCAGCCCTCGGCGGCACGCCCGACGTGGCGGTGTACGCGGGTGACGTCACCCGCGCGCCGCGCATCGAGCTGCTGCCGTTCCTCCGTGAGCAGTCGGTGAGCATGACGAACCACCGCTTCGGCAACCCCAGCTCGCTCCTGCCGGTTGGATAG
- a CDS encoding Lrp/AsnC family transcriptional regulator, whose product MDNLDFRIIDLLKLNARTGYGDIGQVIGLSASAVKRRIDRLIADGIIRGFTVLLDNSLDGKVTEAYVELFCRGTVAPAELKRILSGVPEVVDAGTVTGSADAIVHMRSRDIPSLELALERVRIAPNVDHTRSAIVLSNLIKR is encoded by the coding sequence GTGGACAATTTGGACTTTCGTATCATCGACCTGCTCAAACTCAACGCACGCACCGGTTACGGCGACATCGGCCAGGTGATCGGCCTCTCGGCATCGGCCGTCAAACGCCGCATCGACCGCCTCATCGCCGACGGCATCATCCGCGGCTTCACGGTTCTGCTCGACAACTCCCTCGACGGCAAGGTCACCGAGGCCTACGTCGAACTCTTCTGCCGCGGCACCGTCGCCCCCGCTGAACTCAAGCGGATTCTCTCCGGCGTACCGGAGGTCGTCGACGCGGGCACGGTCACCGGCAGCGCCGACGCCATCGTGCACATGCGTTCGCGAGACATCCCGAGCCTCGAACTCGCACTCGAAAGGGTGCGAATCGCGCCCAACGTCGATCACACACGCAGCGCCATCGTGCTGTCGAACCTCATCAAGCGGTAG
- a CDS encoding DNA-3-methyladenine glycosylase produces MDALLEATRPLTARYAPSRPVNLRQTVGPLLRGIGDPTMRVTANGFWRVMRTPLGPATLHVEARQSSVVATAWGVGASWALDALPALLGAADDWSGLDLTGVPPLVEVRRQHQGMWLTKTSLVFESLVPTILEQKVTTVEARRAWRYLLARFGDVPPGPAPEGMRVQPSARGWALVPSWEWHRAGVGPDRSRAIVTASAVADALDRLADTTDFAARVDSTPAAAPADALSTVLEKLQSVRGVGPWTAAETCQRSHGHPDAVSVGDFHLAAHVGWVLIGKPVDDDGMLELLEPWRGHRQRIVRLLLSSGVAKPRFGPRATIADHRWH; encoded by the coding sequence ATGGATGCCCTGCTCGAGGCCACGCGGCCACTGACCGCACGCTACGCTCCTTCGCGCCCCGTGAATCTCAGGCAGACGGTTGGCCCCCTTCTGCGCGGCATCGGCGACCCCACCATGCGAGTCACTGCGAACGGGTTCTGGCGCGTCATGCGCACGCCGCTGGGCCCCGCGACCCTGCATGTCGAAGCGCGGCAGAGCAGCGTCGTCGCCACGGCCTGGGGTGTGGGTGCCTCCTGGGCTCTGGATGCCCTGCCAGCCCTGCTCGGCGCGGCCGACGACTGGTCGGGCCTCGACCTGACGGGGGTGCCGCCGCTGGTGGAGGTGCGCCGTCAGCACCAGGGGATGTGGCTGACGAAGACCTCGCTCGTGTTCGAGTCGCTCGTGCCGACCATCCTGGAGCAGAAGGTCACGACCGTCGAGGCTCGACGAGCCTGGCGTTACCTGCTCGCGCGGTTCGGTGACGTGCCGCCCGGCCCCGCGCCTGAGGGAATGCGAGTGCAGCCGAGCGCCAGGGGCTGGGCGCTGGTGCCGTCGTGGGAATGGCATCGGGCCGGTGTCGGCCCCGACCGTTCGCGAGCGATTGTCACCGCGTCGGCCGTAGCCGATGCGCTCGACCGCCTCGCTGACACCACAGATTTTGCTGCACGCGTCGACTCCACGCCCGCCGCAGCGCCCGCCGACGCGCTCTCCACGGTTCTCGAGAAGCTGCAGTCGGTGCGCGGGGTGGGCCCGTGGACGGCTGCCGAGACGTGCCAACGTTCGCACGGGCATCCGGATGCCGTCAGCGTCGGGGACTTTCACCTCGCCGCTCACGTGGGCTGGGTGCTGATCGGCAAACCGGTCGATGACGACGGCATGCTCGAACTTCTGGAGCCGTGGCGGGGCCACCGTCAGCGTATCGTGCGACTTCTGCTCTCGAGCGGTGTCGCGAAGCCGCGGTTCGGGCCGCGCGCGACCATTGCCGACCACCGCTGGCACTGA
- a CDS encoding TraR/DksA C4-type zinc finger protein, whose protein sequence is MPHNDADGSENLAQGRMNGAERAQLERQLRHQRDTVTAELERSAQSLATVREARSGGDADDEHDPEGATLSQEWSRIAGLDSELVSRSEAIDRALARMSDGTYGTCVRCGQQIGFARLEAVPAAELCIACAREVADRAHA, encoded by the coding sequence GTGCCTCATAACGACGCAGACGGCTCAGAGAACCTCGCACAGGGCAGGATGAACGGGGCCGAGCGAGCGCAGCTGGAACGGCAGCTTCGGCACCAGCGCGACACTGTCACAGCTGAACTCGAGCGTTCGGCGCAGTCCCTCGCCACGGTGCGCGAGGCCCGCAGTGGCGGGGATGCCGACGACGAGCACGACCCCGAAGGCGCGACGCTGTCGCAGGAGTGGTCGCGCATCGCCGGTCTGGATTCCGAACTCGTCTCGCGTTCCGAAGCGATCGATCGTGCGCTGGCTCGGATGTCCGACGGCACCTATGGCACCTGCGTGCGCTGCGGCCAGCAGATCGGATTCGCCCGACTGGAGGCCGTGCCCGCCGCAGAACTCTGCATTGCCTGCGCCCGCGAGGTCGCCGACCGAGCCCACGCCTAG
- a CDS encoding transaminase yields MIDRTRLAALYAREQELFVSAHPRSAQAYADANHLFGQVPMTWMNKKAGAYPIYLDRALGNRVWDLDGFEYIDFALGDTGAMAGHSPAATVAAVQQRASDLGGITTMLPTEDAEWVGAELTRRFGLDRWSFALTATDANRWAIRLVRALTGRPKILFNSYCYHGSVDESLIVVGPDGEGMSRPGNVGEPVDVTVTSRVAEFNDLEGLERQLAYGDVAAVLMEPALTNIGIVLPEPGYLEGVRELTRKYGTLLINDETHTFSAGPGGATRLWNLEPDILVIGKSIGGGIPIGAYGLSAEFAASALARDDLDLIDMGGVGGTLAGNPLSMAAAKATLENVLTDAAFEHMIATATLFTEGVQAAIDRFGLPWSVSQLGARTEYRFSNPAPRDGTESNEAADGELEDFLHLYLLNRGILLTPFHNMALMSPVTSADDVAAHHVVFEEALGELLGS; encoded by the coding sequence GTGATCGACAGGACCCGCTTGGCAGCCCTCTACGCCCGGGAGCAGGAATTGTTCGTGAGTGCGCACCCGCGATCGGCCCAGGCCTACGCCGATGCGAACCACCTCTTCGGCCAGGTACCGATGACCTGGATGAACAAGAAGGCCGGTGCCTACCCGATCTACCTCGACCGAGCCCTGGGCAACCGCGTGTGGGATCTTGACGGTTTCGAGTACATCGACTTCGCGCTCGGAGACACCGGCGCGATGGCCGGCCACTCTCCCGCTGCAACGGTCGCGGCGGTTCAGCAGCGGGCATCCGATCTGGGTGGCATCACGACGATGCTGCCAACCGAAGACGCAGAGTGGGTGGGTGCCGAACTGACCCGCCGCTTCGGCCTCGACCGCTGGAGCTTCGCTCTGACGGCGACGGATGCGAATCGCTGGGCGATTCGACTCGTGCGAGCCCTCACCGGCAGGCCGAAGATCCTCTTCAACAGCTACTGCTACCACGGCAGTGTCGACGAATCCCTGATCGTTGTCGGCCCCGACGGCGAAGGAATGTCGCGCCCCGGCAACGTGGGTGAGCCGGTCGACGTCACCGTCACCTCGCGCGTCGCCGAGTTCAACGATCTCGAGGGCCTCGAACGCCAGCTCGCCTACGGCGATGTGGCTGCAGTGCTCATGGAGCCGGCGCTCACCAACATCGGGATCGTCCTGCCGGAGCCCGGGTATCTCGAGGGGGTGCGTGAACTGACGCGCAAATACGGCACACTGCTGATCAACGACGAGACCCACACCTTCTCTGCGGGGCCCGGGGGCGCGACCCGCCTCTGGAACCTCGAGCCTGACATCCTCGTGATCGGCAAATCGATCGGCGGAGGTATTCCGATCGGGGCATATGGCCTGAGCGCCGAGTTCGCAGCCTCGGCCCTGGCCCGCGATGACCTCGACCTGATCGACATGGGCGGGGTCGGCGGCACGCTCGCTGGTAACCCGCTCTCGATGGCGGCGGCGAAGGCAACTCTCGAGAACGTGCTCACCGACGCGGCGTTCGAACACATGATCGCCACCGCGACCCTGTTCACCGAAGGGGTGCAGGCCGCCATCGACCGCTTCGGCCTGCCGTGGTCGGTGAGCCAGCTCGGCGCTCGAACCGAGTACCGCTTCTCGAACCCCGCCCCCCGCGACGGCACGGAGTCGAACGAGGCCGCCGACGGCGAACTCGAGGACTTCCTGCACCTGTACCTGTTGAACCGCGGAATTCTCCTCACGCCGTTCCACAACATGGCGCTCATGTCGCCGGTGACGTCGGCTGACGATGTGGCCGCTCACCACGTGGTGTTCGAAGAGGCGCTCGGCGAACTGCTCGGCTCCTAA
- a CDS encoding HAD-IIB family hydrolase: MTTLPRLVAFDLDDTLAPSKSPLDPAMAELLVRLLDVTEVCIISGGQIAQFTSQVIENLQGASDDALSHLHMMPTCGTQYYLHQNGGWNQIYAENLTEDEKARALEVVERVARSLGYWEAKTWGPILEDRGSQITFSALGQAAPVSEKTAWDATGEKKNTLREAAQAELPDLEVRSGGSTSVDITRQGIDKAYGMKKLAELTGIPLDDMIFVGDRLDENGNDYPVKALGVECVAVEGWPDTAAYLEELIPQFAPRA, translated from the coding sequence GTGACGACACTCCCCCGGCTTGTAGCGTTCGACCTCGACGACACGCTCGCCCCCTCGAAGTCCCCGCTCGACCCCGCGATGGCCGAACTCTTGGTGCGCCTGCTCGACGTGACAGAGGTGTGCATCATCTCTGGCGGCCAGATCGCCCAGTTCACCTCGCAGGTCATCGAGAATCTGCAGGGCGCCAGCGACGATGCGCTCTCGCACCTGCACATGATGCCCACCTGCGGCACCCAGTACTACCTGCACCAGAACGGCGGCTGGAACCAGATCTACGCCGAGAACCTGACCGAAGACGAGAAGGCCCGCGCACTCGAGGTCGTCGAGCGTGTCGCTCGTTCGCTCGGCTACTGGGAGGCGAAGACCTGGGGGCCCATCCTCGAAGACCGTGGCTCGCAGATCACCTTCTCCGCACTCGGGCAGGCTGCACCTGTGTCGGAGAAGACCGCGTGGGATGCGACCGGTGAGAAGAAGAACACCCTCCGCGAGGCCGCGCAGGCCGAACTCCCCGACCTGGAGGTGCGTTCAGGCGGGTCGACGTCGGTCGATATCACGCGCCAGGGCATCGACAAGGCCTACGGCATGAAGAAGCTGGCCGAACTCACGGGCATCCCTCTCGACGACATGATCTTCGTGGGCGACCGCCTCGACGAGAACGGCAACGACTACCCGGTCAAGGCGCTGGGCGTCGAGTGTGTCGCGGTCGAGGGCTGGCCAGACACCGCCGCGTACCTCGAAGAGCTCATCCCGCAGTTCGCGCCGCGCGCCTAG